One segment of Chelonia mydas isolate rCheMyd1 chromosome 13, rCheMyd1.pri.v2, whole genome shotgun sequence DNA contains the following:
- the LOC122462687 gene encoding mucin-2-like, protein MSTGLGEQGPGPQWYRIPSSWVCNSTRLGEQGPGPRWYRIPPSWVCNSTRLGEQGPGHWWYRIPSSWVCNSTRLGEQGPGHWWYRIPPSWVCMSTGLGEQGPGPRWYRIPSSWVCNSTRLGEQGLGPRWYRIPPSWVCNSTGLGEKGPGPRWYRIPPSWVCISTGLGRVPVPGGTGSHLAGSLSAPGWVSRVPVPGSTGSPLAGPVSAPGWVSRVLVPSGTGSPLAGSVTAPGWVSRVPVPGGTGSPLAGSVTAPGWVSRVQVPSGTRSLLAGSVTAPGWVSRVPVLGGTGSPLAGSVRAPGWVSRVPFPGGTGSPLAGYVSAPGWVSRVPVPGGTGSPLAGSV, encoded by the exons ATGAGCACCGGGCTGGGTGAGCAGGGTCCTGGTCCCCAGTGGTACCGGATCCCCTCTAGCTGGGTCTGTAACAGCACCAGGCTGGGTGAGCAGGGTCCTGGTCCCCGGTGGTACCGGATCCCCCCTAGCTGGGTCTGTAACAGCACCAGGCTGGGTGAGCAGGGTCCTGGTCACTGGTGGTACCGGATCCCCTCTAGCTGGGTCTGTAACAGCACCAGGCTGGGTGAGCAGGGTCCTGGTCACTGGTGGTACCGGATCCCCCCTAGCTGGGTCTGTATGAGCACCGGGCTGGGTGAGCAGGGTCCCGGTCCCCGGTGGTACCGGATCCCCTCTAGCTGGGTCTGTAACAGCACCAGGCTGGGTGAGCAGGGTCTCGGTCCCCGGTGGTACCGGATCCCCCCTAGCTGGGTCTGTAACAGCACCGGGCTGGGTGAGAAGGGTCCCG GTCCCCGGTGGTACCGGATCCCCCCTAGCTGGGTCTGTATCAGCACCGGGCTGGGCAGGGTCCCGGTCCCCGGCGGTACCGGATCCCACCTAGCTGGGTCTCTATCAGCACCGGGCTGGGTGAGCAGGGTCCCGGTCCCCGGCAGTACCGGATCCCCCCTAGCTGGGCCTGTATCAGCACCAGGCTGGGTGAGCAGGGTCCTGGTCCCCAGTGGTACCGGATCCCCCCTAGCTGGGTCTGTAACAGCACCGGGCTGGGTGAGCAGGGTCCCGGTCCCCGGTGGCACCGGATCCCCCCTAGCTGGGTCTGTAACAGCACCAGGCTGGGTGAGCAGGGTCCAGGTCCCCAGTGGTACCAGATCCCTCCTAGCTGGGTCTGTAACAGCACCGGGCTGGGTGAGCAGAGTCCCGGTCCTCGGTGGTACCGGATCCCCCCTAGCTGGGTCTGTAAGGGCACCAGGCTGGGTGAGCAGGGTCCCGTTCCCCGGTGGTACCGGATCCCCCCTAGCTGGGTATGTATCAGCACCGGGCTGGGTGAGCAGGGTCCCGGTCCCCGGTGGTACCGGATCCCCCCTAGCTGGGTCTGTATGA